GACACGTGGTAGTTGATAGGTGTACccatttgaggtttttaccctttgtttctcataggtgtatcaatttgagatttttcggagtattaaatcaatttaaagaaaatatttaaagaaaattaacagagggtaaatttatcataaatctaCTTGtttgagggtaaatttgtcacatatatactagtttatggtttttggtggtcaaaaaaatagtttgaggtaaatttatcatagatgtatcggTTTTGGGTTTTACggggtcaaaaaaataatttgaataaatttgtcacaagtgtaccggtttaaaatttttttatggatgtACCGGTtcggggtttttcgtggtattaaccctaaaaaataACCGCAACTCCATtacaattaaattattattttaatagaaaaaaataaaaaataataataatacgaTTGTTGATTAGTGCCAGCAACCGCACAAGCGTGCACCTAATAATTGCACACTCACGTGTCAGTATATTGGGTTTTAGCCTACTTGCTTATTTCTCTGTTATCCTAGCATTCTAACTTATAAAGTGTTTCACACTTTTCCTTTCATCTTATGTGAGATAAAGTAAAAGcactttattttattgttttgcaaacaaatttCAACATTAACATCCAGACAACATAGAATGACAGGAAACGTGATCCTCATCTTGACGGTCAGTTATTTTGTTTTAGGTTGATCGAGTCAATAACTTGAGCAGCACATATCCGACCGGACAtcggaaaatactaaaaattattGCTGACATATAGAACAGTGAGTGAATCTACAGAGCACAAAAGTGTGGTAATCCCAAAATGGAAACAAAATGattaaacaaaataatttggagGCTTATCGGCAAAGTCCATTAGCGTCACCTTTGGATAAGCCTCCTGCTCATTAAACACCAAAAGGATCAGATCAGAAAGAAGACAAGACACATATAAAACACAATGCAAAGAGCACAAAAGTGTTAAAGTAATGTTTGTATATTAGTTCGTAGTTCTCTGTCACCAATGTCATCAACAGCACCTGCATAATTACAAGTCCAACGGCATTTTCTGGTGAACTATTAGACTCCCGGATTCAGAGGGTCAACAAATGGCAACCTTTATAATACTCTGTCATGACTTGAGCTCCATAATAAATGCATGCATACAATAAACGTGAAGCCTCAAGCATGTTTCATTACTTTGGTACCCGTCTTCTCTGAGTATTTAAACCTGGAAAAGCGCCTCTTCCTCCCAAAGGGGTGGTGAGAGATCTCACAGAAAAAGGCAAAGTTCAGTGGATGATTGAGATGGCCAAGGTTCATTCTTTAGTGCCAATTGCTCCGGCCGATGCTTCTTGTTCTCCATACACGGCTCCAAAGGGGGAAGCTTTCACGGTGTGGATGAAGTCGCTCGTCATGCAAGGAAATGGCTGCACTGTTTTCAACCAGAAAGGCGAGATCGTTTACCGTATAGATAACTACGAAAAGAAGGGTAGCAGAAAAGTTTTTCTCATGGATTTACGCGGAAAAGTTCTCTTCACCATAATTCAAAGGGTATAGGTTATGTTTCTCTTCATTTATAAGTCAACTAGATGACTTCAATTGCTATATGAATTGTAGGACTGAGGCTAATAGTAAATGTTAATGCAGAAACTTCGAGTTTTTGGGCGCTGGGAGGGTTACAAATGTAGTGAATCCGATGCGAATGATGGAAAACTTTGGTTTTGCGTCAAAAAAGGTTGTCCCATGTTTAAAAGGAGATCGTCCTGCCAAGTTTCTGTGCACTGTGATAAGGCTCAGGCAAGATGTTTTAACATAGAGAGCACGGCTGGTAAATTGGAATTCAGCATAGTCAACAGAACAGGAGGCCTGATTGCAGAGGTTGGCCTCTTCATACATATGACCCCTCTATAGTCTAGTCCAGGTATTTCATATTCTCTTAAACTAACACTCTGCCTTTCTTTGGTGATTTTCTAGGGAAAGAGGAAGCAGTCATCTTCTGGAGTATACCTAGGAGAAGATGTTTTGACTTTGGCAGTGGAGCCTGAAGTTGATCATTCCCTAGTCGTGGCTCTTGTCGCTGTTTTCGGATCAATGCATCGGAGAATGTGATCTAATCTTGACATAGTGAGAGCGGCGAGCCCACCACgccttctatttttattttggccaaTGAGCAGTCTTTTTCCCTAAGAAAGCAGAAGCAAGGCAGAGAGTTCTTGTACAATACTGTACATTTTGTAATAACACAAGAAgcggaaaatatgaaaatgagcCACGCTTGTGTTCTCTCAACATATGCACTCACTCTTATAGTTTTAACTTTAGCAACCTGGTAATATCATCTAATCTCATTCAACATTGCTGATACTCCTCAAGACAATATATTCTCTTCATTCAGACATGTTGGTGCTGTCTTTTTGGAATGCAAATAGCAAAATGGAGGCATTCCCTACTTCATTGACCTGCCCCTGATCTGAACGacaacaaatttcaaaatagtgCTTAACATGACTATTTTCAATAGGGTGATGACTGCGGACCAAAAAACAACAGATACACTGTAGAGCAGAAACAAACGAAAAAAGTTTAGCAATTGCGAATTTTTCTTGCTTCCCGGCAAAGCTTAGTAGTGTTCTAAGATAAGACTTTGTACAGGTTTTGAGATCAGAACTACAGGGTGAAGCCAGAATGCTACGCAATagaggaaaaatgaataaacacgGATTGATCACTACTTCTCAAGACAAATATACACAGCACCCCTAAATAATAAGTTTGCAGGGATAGAGACACCGACAAATTACGTATAATCAAAAGAGTTAACCCCgcaagaaaaattaacaaatgaaGAAACCTATCTAATGATGTATAATGCCAATCAGAGAAGCCAGCAGTTAAAATAGGTATCATAGGTTTACTTTTATTGACCCTGATGGCTCATTTCTGGATTCTCAACGTTCATCCCCAATGCTTAAACTGTTCAATGCTCCTATCCATCTTTCtgtgaaatgagaaaaaaacaaatcaattctTCTTGGAGTTTTTTAGGTTGTGCAGAGACATGACGAGCTGTTGCCTTTCGCCTTCCACCTCCGCGAACATGAGACTCATCTCGGAATATTTCTCCTGCAGTTCCTTTAGTTCACTTTCCATTAATCGATTCCTCTCCTTCATTGATTCCAGTTCTTTTGACAGATAACTAACATCGTCCTCTGTAGTATTCACAGCATTTTCCTACAAAAGTAAcaattttccacttttttcGTGTTTCTTCAACTACTGAATAACAAAAAAGAGTTGGTAGGACCCACCCATGGGTGGCTCGTTGGTTAGGACGCATTTGGAATTGTGTGGTTAGGCGCACTGGTCCCAGGTTCGATTCTCTAGCTGAGCACCTATGATTTAAGTAGGGGGCCATAGCGGTGGATTGTTGTGCTAGTCtcccccgaggaatagtcgagGTGCGCGCAAACTGAcccggacacctcggttatcaaaaaaaaaaaaaaaaaaagagttggcaGGGACTTGGAGTTTGTAGCATGAGTTCAGACCTGTTGGTCAAGTTTCCGTTTTCCTGGGTGAGCATGATTCTTCTGGCGAAACACTTTCTGAAGTGATTCCTCCGGTAGCTTCGGCAACCTGTGGTTGTAGTTAAAAAACCATAAGAGTAGAGTACAGCATGATCTGATCTCGTGGAGCTAAACAAATCTATAAAGCAGTTCTGTAATCAGATCCAATCGTATCATGGTTCAAGAAATTCTTAGCAGGACAAGAAAGACGCTATATTTATTTTAGTGTCGTGAGATCggcatcttcttctcctttcgaATTTGGTGGGATACATTAATTGGCAAACTTATCTTCCTATGACATGAGTCGTTGGAAACCTAGTAAAATGTCTCCTTCGTCTTTTTTCTAGACAAgcgaaaaaatcaaattcctaGCCAAAATTTATCAGCAACAAATAGTTAAGAACATATATAAAACGGCTACCTTCTTTCTCTATActtaatgaaaaatagaaattgaatCTGAACATTGTTTTACATTAGACAGGATAAAAAAGGGGCGTACTTCTGCAGAACTACTCTTGGGGTTTTCATTGCTCTAGTCTTTGTCACTGTTGCTTAAGTGGGACCTCAAGCTCCTGTCGTTCAATTTCACTTttgcatcttcattttcttccaccTCTCTGCATAAGCACTTGCAAACGTCATGAATATAACAATCAAAAGTTAAGCTCTGCTAACATAGGACGTCAAAATGAAAACTGGATTGACCCATTGGCATCTCCCACCTCTGATTGTGGCTCTCTCCAATCTTACTGTTGGTTTCCCCACATCACCAGGAACCAAAGACACCATCAATGCATCCACATCCAATCGTGTCACCGGAAATTAAATGCGAAAATTTGAACCCATCATTCCTCCAACACATTGATCTCAAATAGCATCACACCCTTCCTTCTGAAATTGCCATTTGTCTGCCGACAGattcgagaaaataaaaaaagcaaaggatAAAATCACAAAGACTTCTGACTGCTGACTTGCTGTGGCTTTGGTAGGCCACTACACTAACAGTTCCTGCTTTCTCAAAATTCCCAAGAGTTAACTCCCTTAAGatttcacaaattcaaaactTGTGCTGTCATCGCCACTTTCTGGGGAATTACAAATTCACAACCCACCCAACTCAGCTCATACTATAATCATGAAGAAAATGGACCAATGATCACAATGCTGAAGAAAGCTAAGGCCGATTTATGTTGGATCTAGAAATATCGCCTAGAGGAAGGTGAATAGatgattttaaacaaatttgactagaaattacgaaattaaaagaatcaagtcaaaCTAAACGCAGAGTCGGAATTAGAATGTATGCAGTATATGATTCTGAACATAAATAGGCAATGCTCTATCAAGCACAAACAAAAGAGTttagaaatagagaaaattacacACGATGATTATAATAGTTTGGCTTAGATCAAGCCTACGCCCATTCTTCCACGTTGACAGCCGATaagttggattccactagttaTATCAATGAGGGTTTAAAagtgattgcactttttgtactCTCACACTCTTATAAAGCCTCTCACACATTTTCAATTTAAAGCTCTCGAGAAGGAGTATGTAAATATTGAAGCACTTTAGCAATTTggaaatgatgattctaatccTACACGAGTAGCTGCACCATGGATCTCCTTTTTATAGTCctttacccccaaactagccattggataggtcttcaaaggatcatTCTTCAATCGTTGATTGGACGttatcaatcttgattgaacaAGACTGTATCTTGGGAGATTCCGAAGCAATCAGATTCGGTCGCCCATAGAACTCAATCTTTGCTTTCCATAAATGGAGTTCttcaaacatgaaagttgtctTGACTCCTGGAAGATAATTTCTAATCGAAGATATTCTACTATGAGTTGTAGAATCATCCTATCAATAAAAACTTACAAACTTCCTTATACGGAATTCTTAGCCATATCTATAATTATCAAACGTGGATCTTCACACTCTCCAATTGATATATCATAGGTTCTGAACATccttcaaaaacagaaatagCCTCTAGAATCTAAACAATCTGAACACTGAATTTGAGCTTGATAAAGTCCTCGATGATGCTCGCATATAAGTTTCTTCAAAGATATAATTGAATCTACATAAATAATACTCCACTTAATCTGGATAAAATAATTCAACTCCTTCAGaagtaaatatgcaatgacTTTGTCTTGAGTCTGAACACCAATTAAGATCAATATAAGTTTTTTCATTCGTGTGTAACACCCGAGATAAAACACTTAAAATATTCACCATATTCAATACGAATaaggacatttttgtcaatATCAAAGTCTCTTGAaggaggttttctcaacaatctccctccttttttatgatgacaaaacttccTAAACGTATATTGCtttgaaatgattttgattatcaAGATATGTTCATGGACATTAATATGAATTTGATTCTGAATAAAATATGACACAATTAGAGTTAGAAAATATCACCGTGTCATTTTTCATCAAGCTATAACACTTGAACACTTATAACTTTTGAACACTGCATCCGCACTATGACACCTGCATCTATAGATCAGTACATCTTCTCCCCCTTTTGTCATCAACAAAATTAGGTCAACCAATaggattattattataaaatcaACTATTAAGCCATAGTAAGGCTGTGATAGGAGCACATATAGATCCATTAAGAACATAATATAACCAACATAAACAATTTAAATACTGCAATAACAAGTAGATTTAGTTTGAAGAGTGTTGGTTTGGGTTGTTGGCTGGTATCAGAAGCACCATCTAGCTCACGTCCATCCTCCCTAGGAAGTCCTCCAGGCTATTCTTGATTGGCATTACTAGGTCTAGCACCTGCAGTATTTGGGTTACTGCCTccaaaagtttaggaaaaaCAAGTACCACCCTTTGATCATGTACATGGATGTAGTTATCCAGACTGGATATAGCATCGCGGATAAACATGAGGTATTAACGAAAtgctttttcaaataagaataagCGTCTCTGCACTTTTGAAGCAATTTTATTCATCTCTTGATGAACAGAGGCTTGCAATTGGTCCATGCTCTTCTACATAAGGAATTGGGATGCCTTGGTTTCTGTAAATTCAGCAACAAAAGCCCTCACTATGTATTGACTAGTGGAATTGCCAAGAGGCACCTCATCCATCGTAGTGCCCGCCATAGGTTCCTTGCCCTTTTCAAAGGAATCTCCCTTATGGGAAGTTTCGAATTTGTTCTCCATTTGAATGCGAGTCATAGTCTCCCCATGAGTCTAAGCTAGGGCTTGCTCCGTCTCATTCTGAACATAAGCAGCATAATCTGAGTCTGTTTGGAGTACTCCCCCTGAATCTCAGCATCCTTAGCTTCCTATGCAACATCTGCTTCATTTGGTCTCTTAATAACCACTATCTCTACATCCATGTCCTGGATATCCTCAGAAACTTGCGGTTGATCATTTGGAAAATTAGGAATAAGCTCCTCTATGGTGATGGCTCCTTCCCTTTCATTTAGCATCTCCAACCATATTTCATCAATCATCCACCTTTCAAATCCAGCTTGTCTTTCAACCTCTTCAAGAAGAATAGCTTGTTCGGCTAAGGCATTCGGATTGTCCTATTCGGTGCTAACTGCACTTTCTCCTCCACCATCTCTTCCATCATCTTCACTACTTTCTTCCTCACCATCCGCATCCGAGCGACCTTcaacactttcatattttttagaagaTTCTGAACCATCTTTGGAATGGTTTGTTAGGGttcattcttcatcatctgaGCATGCATTATGTTTCTCTTAAGCATCTTCTCCTTCAGATTCTTCCAAGTGTTGAAGAAAAACCTTCCTCAATTGTACGTGTGAAGTCTTTTTCAAAATCTCCAGTTTTTCTTCTATTTGTTGTTCTCTCGGGATCATCTTGCTGTGTCTCCAAGTTAATTCTCACAAGATCTTTCTATCTATTTACCCACCCCTGGTTAATAAGTTTGAAGAACATTTTCTAGAGAATTTGTTCTCTAGCCACCATTATTGGTAACTCATAATTGGTTAACTCAGTAGGGAGAGTTATCTTGCAGTACTTGAAGATCGGAGAGATGAGACCCCCATAGGATATTTGTCCTTTTTCCTTGTGAACATATCTATACGTATGTAGGAGGATTATGTGTGCTAGAGAGAGATCATAGTTGGTCACTAAGGCCCACGTGAGCTTTGCTTCATACTTTGAGATATCTATTTTGGATGAAGCTTTGGGACGCAAGAATTCAATGATGATTTTATATACCACAACATGCTTAAGAGGGAAGTTATTGTAAGATACATGAGCTTTTGTATGtcgataaaaattttctttccacGTGAGAAATCTATAAGCAGCTTGAGGTGTAACATCTATAGGCCTGAATTTCTCTGCATTTACATCCATAATCTTAGCCAATTCATCAACGTGAAGAAATAACACTCATCACCAACAGTAAAGgatatggactcaattgatgcAAAGGCAAGAGTAGAATAGAAATAGGCTGCAAGATTACGGTACACAGGGCCCttgaatctgaaaaaaaaaaaaattcaatcataatccTTCAATGTACCTTCTAATTCGAATGCCAATGTTGTCGAAGTACTTGATATCGACAATCCTGTGAGGCATCACACCTCTATACTCTAGTAGCTCAAAGAAGTCTACATGTTTTTGTGACAAAAAGAGTTTGCTCTTGAAATTTTTGTCCTTAACAAATGACAACTTCATTTTGAAGTTCGTAAATAGTATATCATCATTGTCCTCAAACTTTCCTTTTGACTTAGAACTTGTAACTTTTCTAGTAGATCCTCCAATAATAACACCCTTTTGATGGAGTCCTAGTAGGATCCCCAATAACAAAACCCTTCGAGGGAGTCTTAGCGGACATTGGCACTTCGGGGTCTCCCATattcacttttccttttcttgaatcCACTCTCTTGGTGTTCGAAGCACTGGGAACAACCATTCTAGTAGGCAGATTCAACATAGTATTTAATTCCTCTTCACTCATAAAACCACAACTTTTTACTAATTGcaaaattgtttcttttctatCCATGCATCTTTCATGGCAACTACTAGTGGTTTAACAACAATGGCCTTCTCAACCTTCTCATTTACCACAGTGGTAGGCATACCTAAGTTTAGAGGTGCAGAGCCTCCATCCTCTCGTGTGTTCGAACCGGAGATTTCTTACGGGGGCGAATCACCTTGAGGCTTAGATTTGCCCCATGCGAGCCGAGAAGATTTTTGTAGTTGTCGCTCACTTCCACTAGTGGATTTCTTCGCAGAGGAGGCGGATTTTGGTGCCATTGGTGAATAGTAGATGATTTCGCTAAGGTGAAAGAAAGATTTTAAGAGTTTGAGTTCGAAAGAGTGTCCGTGTTCGAAATAGGATTTTTAGGGTTTGAAGTAGAGAGAAAACAATAGCAGTTTTGATAAGAAATAAGAGAGAACATTTCAAAGAGAAGCAACGGTTCAACTTTTAGTGGGAGAGGAAATTCTACATTGGAAGTTGAAAGCTTAAGGAAAAACTTTAAATCGgtttatttttggaaataaaaatc
The sequence above is drawn from the Rhodamnia argentea isolate NSW1041297 chromosome 9, ASM2092103v1, whole genome shotgun sequence genome and encodes:
- the LOC115756122 gene encoding protein LURP-one-related 11-like, with protein sequence MIEMAKVHSLVPIAPADASCSPYTAPKGEAFTVWMKSLVMQGNGCTVFNQKGEIVYRIDNYEKKGSRKVFLMDLRGKVLFTIIQRKLRVFGRWEGYKCSESDANDGKLWFCVKKGCPMFKRRSSCQVSVHCDKAQARCFNIESTAGKLEFSIVNRTGGLIAEGKRKQSSSGVYLGEDVLTLAVEPEVDHSLVVALVAVFGSMHRRM